One genomic region from Rosa rugosa chromosome 1, drRosRugo1.1, whole genome shotgun sequence encodes:
- the LOC133728033 gene encoding putative wall-associated receptor kinase-like 16: MIYCWFSLAASILFLFTANALSANSSLRIPFPFDIKSAKEFYLSDGVDFRQSNNNATNINFCFEKALSLAGLEYWCSIQGDAYGNEYGYGFGLYAYAYNYETKTLYPTDVCQGCSKIFTAEELVMEIIFAKEKVLVEEGQIKCFINEIITLAHINHQNVIKFLGCCLETEAPILVYEFTFNGTLFDYIHDWKNGKVAMPHGDILMKIASESAPGLAYLHSSSIIHGNVKSSNILLTDCLAKVAGFGPPSLVPSNESQISTLVQRTLGYLDPEYFVTGQLTDKSDVYIFGVVLVEILTGEKPISFNRPENQRIITCHFLLSMDQQNGLFQILAPPVKEQNKEQVRAVAELAKQCLKLSSAERPTMEEVTRELKRLSLLSDTYLTVHVS; the protein is encoded by the exons ATGATCTATTGTTGGTTTAGCTTAGCTGCTTCCATATTGTTTTTGTTCACAGCGAATGCATTATCAGCCAACTCCAGCCTCAGAATTCCCTTCCCATTTGACATAAAAAGTGCAAAAGAATTTTATCTAAGCGACGGGGTTGACTTTAGGCAAAGCAATAACAATGCTACTAATATTAACTTCTGTTTTGagaaagctttgagtttagccGGTTTAGAGTATTGGTGCAGCATCCAAGGGGATGCTTATGGCAATGAATATGGCTATGGCTTTGGGTTATATGCATATGCCTATAACTATGAAACAAAGACACTTTATCCCACTGATGTATGCCAAG GATGCTCAAAAATTTTCACAGCCGAGGAGCTTGTGATGGAGATCATTTTTGCAAAAGAAAAGGTACTAGTGGAGGAGGGCCAAAtcaagtgttttataaatgagATTATCACTCTTGCCCATATCAACCATCAAAATGTGATCAAGTTCTTGGGCTGCTGCTTAGAGACTGAAGCTCCCATTTTGGTTTATGAATTCACCTTTAACGGGACCCTTTTCGATTACATTCATGATTGGAAAAATGGGAAAGTTGCAATGCCACATGGGGATATCCTTATGAAGATAGCATCAGAATCTGCACCAGGTCTTGCTTATTTGCATTCTTCATCAATCATTCATGGAAATGTCAAATCTTCCAACATTTTACTAACTGATTGCTTGGCCAAAGTTGCTGGTTTTGGACCTCCAAGTTTAGTCCCTAGCAATGAGTCCCAGATAAGTACATTGGTGCAGAGGACACTCGGTTATCTGGACCCAGAGTATTTCGTTACAGGCCAATTGACAGATAAGAGTGATGTCTACATCTTTGGAGTCGTTTTGGTAGAAATTTTAACTGGAGAGAAGCCCATATCCTTTAATAGACCAGAAAATCAACGAATCATAACTTGTCATTTCCTTTTGTCCATGGATCAACAAAATGGCCTGTTTCAGATTCTTGCTCCACCAGTTAAGgaacaaaacaaagaacaagTTAGAGCAGTCGCAGAACTCGCAAAGCAATGCCTCAAGTTGAGTAGTGCAGAAAGACCAACAATGGAAGAAGTGACCCGAGAGTTAAAGAGGCTGTCACTCCTGTCAGACACGTATCTTACGGTTCATGTTAGTTAA
- the LOC133728049 gene encoding wall-associated receptor kinase 17-like, with translation MTINCQKKSHIFGPEDYGVEHFINEIISLTQINHQNVVKLLGCCLETEAPILVYELASNGTLFYYIYHTNGKSSLPWDTLLKIASESAAALAYLHSASIIHGNVKSSNILLTHYFVAKVIGFGPSSFGMVLLEIVTGEKPISFGRPESQRIMSSHFVSSMELQSGLFDQIVGSQVIKQGHREQVRAVAELAKRCLSLSSAERPAMEEVARKLKMLS, from the exons ATGACCATCAACTGTCAGAAGAAGAGTCACATATTTGGTCCAGAAGATTATGGAGTTGAGCATTTCATAAATGAGATTATCAGTCTTACCCAAATCAACCATCAAAATGTCGTCAAGTTGTTGGGCTGCTGTCTGGAGACTGAAGCTCCCATACTGGTCTATGAACTGGCCTCTAATGGGACCCTTTTTTACTACATTTATCATACGAATGGGAAGAGTTCATTGCCTTGGGATACCCTTCTAAAGATAGCCTCAGAATCAGCAGCTGCCCTTGCTTATCTGCATTCTGCATCAATCATCCATGGAAATGTCAAGTCTTCCAACATATTGTTAACTCATTATTTTGTGGCCAAAGTCATCGGTTTTGGACCTTCGAG CTTTGGAATGGTTTTGTTAGAGATTGTAACAGGAGAGAAGCCAATATCATTTGGTAGACCAGAAAGTCAAAGAATCATGTCTTCCCATTTTGTATCGTCCATGGAGTTACAAAGTGGTCTGTTTGATCAGATTGTTGGGTCACAAGTCATAAAACAGGGACACAGAGAACAAGTCAGAGCAGTAGCTGAGCTTGCAAAGAGATGCCTCAGTTTGAGTAGTGCAGAAAGACCTGCTATGGAAGAAGTGGCCAGGAAGTTGAAAATGTTGAGTTGA